In a single window of the Verrucomicrobiia bacterium genome:
- the ilvD gene encoding dihydroxy-acid dehydratase codes for MKTKKSTAPKSGNTLRPYSSLMLDGPDRAASRAMLYPVGFKQEDFSKPVIGIASTWSMVTPCNMHIDKLALEAEKGANAAGGKAIIFNTITISDGISMGSEGMKYSLVSREVIADSVETVVGCQGMDGYVAIGGCDKNMPACLMTMARMNRAAVFVYGGTILPGCITGDVQKRKLDVVSVFEAIGAHANKRIDDAELQQIESCAIPGPGSCGGMYTANTMASAIEALGMSLPNSSAQNAISPAKMDDCRRAGEAVVNMLKKGIRPLDIMTKKAFENSITVVIALGGSTNAVLHLLAIAHSAGVKLTIDDFTRIGKRVPVLADLKPSGKHLMSEVVAIGGIRPLMKTLLEAGLLHGDCLTVTGETMAETLANVKPYPAGQTIFRPLDNPIKKDSHLVILRGNLAPEGAVAKISGKEGLHFEGKARVFNSEYDAMDAILALKIKKGDVVVIRYEGPKGGPGMREMLGPTSAIMGQGLGKDVALITDGRFSGGTHGFVVGHITPEAYCGGPLALVKNGDKIIIDAETRELRLDVSAKELAKRKKAWKGIKPRYNYGVLAKYASAVTTASEGAVTDKNLKL; via the coding sequence ATGAAAACGAAGAAGTCCACCGCACCGAAATCAGGTAATACCCTGCGTCCTTATTCCAGCCTCATGCTTGATGGCCCAGACCGCGCTGCCAGCCGCGCGATGCTCTATCCCGTAGGCTTCAAGCAGGAAGATTTCTCCAAGCCCGTCATCGGCATCGCTTCCACCTGGAGCATGGTTACGCCGTGTAACATGCACATCGACAAGCTCGCGCTCGAAGCCGAAAAAGGCGCGAACGCTGCCGGTGGCAAAGCGATCATCTTCAACACCATCACCATTTCCGATGGTATCTCCATGGGCTCCGAGGGCATGAAGTATTCCCTCGTCTCCCGTGAAGTCATCGCCGACTCCGTGGAAACCGTCGTCGGTTGCCAAGGCATGGATGGCTACGTGGCCATCGGCGGTTGTGATAAAAACATGCCCGCCTGCCTCATGACCATGGCCCGCATGAACCGCGCGGCCGTGTTCGTCTATGGCGGCACCATTCTCCCCGGCTGCATCACCGGTGACGTCCAGAAGCGCAAGCTCGACGTCGTCTCTGTGTTCGAAGCCATCGGTGCCCATGCGAATAAGCGCATCGATGATGCGGAACTCCAGCAGATCGAATCCTGCGCCATCCCCGGACCCGGCTCCTGCGGTGGCATGTATACGGCGAACACCATGGCCAGCGCCATCGAAGCACTCGGCATGAGCCTGCCGAACAGCTCCGCGCAGAACGCCATTTCTCCCGCCAAGATGGATGACTGCCGCCGCGCTGGTGAAGCCGTCGTGAACATGTTGAAGAAAGGCATCCGCCCGCTCGACATCATGACGAAGAAGGCGTTTGAGAACTCCATCACTGTCGTCATCGCCCTCGGCGGTTCCACGAACGCCGTGCTGCATCTCCTCGCCATCGCGCACTCCGCGGGCGTGAAGCTCACCATCGATGACTTCACCCGCATCGGCAAACGCGTCCCCGTGCTCGCGGACTTGAAGCCCAGCGGCAAGCACCTCATGTCCGAGGTCGTCGCCATCGGCGGCATCCGCCCGCTCATGAAGACCTTGCTCGAAGCCGGTTTGCTCCACGGCGATTGCCTCACCGTCACCGGTGAGACGATGGCCGAGACGCTCGCCAATGTGAAACCGTATCCCGCTGGCCAGACCATCTTCCGCCCGCTCGATAACCCGATCAAGAAAGACAGCCACCTCGTCATCCTGCGTGGCAATCTCGCGCCGGAAGGTGCCGTGGCCAAGATCAGCGGCAAGGAAGGTCTGCACTTCGAAGGCAAAGCCCGCGTCTTCAATTCCGAATACGACGCCATGGATGCCATCCTCGCACTCAAGATCAAGAAGGGCGACGTCGTCGTCATCCGCTACGAAGGACCGAAAGGTGGCCCCGGTATGCGCGAAATGCTTGGCCCCACGTCCGCCATCATGGGCCAAGGCCTCGGCAAAGACGTCGCGCTCATCACCGATGGTCGCTTCTCCGGCGGCACGCACGGCTTCGTCGTGGGCCACATCACGCCAGAAGCTTACTGCGGCGGCCCGCTCGCCCTCGTGAAGAACGGCGACAAGATCATCATCGATGCCGAGACCCGCGAACTCCGCCTCGACGTCAGTGCCAAAGAACTGGCCAAGCGCAAGAAAGCCTGGAAAGGCATCAAGCCGCGCTACAACTACGGCGTCCTCGCCAAATACGCCAGCGCCGTCACCACCGCCTCCGAAGGCGCCGTGACGGATAAAAACCTGAAGCTGTGA
- a CDS encoding isoamylase early set domain-containing protein encodes MAKAKIPKHKVTFELLAPEAREVRLAGDFTDWERSPIALEKKKDGKWQMEISLPCGMYEYRYVVDGQWVTDPQANMRHLNAFGTENSVLMVAMDHPAV; translated from the coding sequence ATGGCCAAAGCGAAGATTCCGAAACACAAGGTCACCTTTGAACTGCTGGCTCCTGAAGCACGAGAGGTGAGGTTGGCGGGAGATTTCACGGATTGGGAGCGATCACCCATCGCATTGGAGAAAAAGAAGGATGGCAAATGGCAGATGGAAATATCCCTGCCTTGCGGGATGTATGAATACCGTTATGTGGTGGATGGACAATGGGTAACGGATCCGCAAGCTAACATGCGTCACCTCAATGCGTTCGGCACGGAGAACTCGGTGCTGATGGTGGCGATGGACCATCCGGCTGTGTAA